The DNA region TCTGGAAGATTATAATTTATCTGGTTTTCTACTTTGGTTTATAAAACACCAACAAAACCAACCTTTATCTACAACATTTTCAGACGTCATCTAAGTACAATACCACAAAGATAAAGATGCAGCAAGCGAATAGAAATTATAACGGTGTACTACTCGGGACTACACATACATAGTTGAAAAGTGAGGGCTTGTAGGATTTCATGTGACtagggaagaaaaagacaaagaagaaattaaaacaagGGAGATAGATACACAAGAAAGTAAGAATAGAGAAGTTGAGGACGTGAACATAACAAAGAAAAGCAGCAGCAATTTGCTCTTAAACGGTCACATCTCACATGCTCTATTGTCACCACCACATCTCCTTTTACCCTCTCACAAACTTATACTATGTGGCCTCAATCATATGTAACTGTTGTTTACCATTCCcaattaataatttgttaatGCCTTATTTCTCTTGTTTATTCATATTAATAacttatatttgaattttttttattgcaactatcaaattttaaaaatattttcgtatattcatatatagttttatgtaaAGATCTTTaaattcatttgttttcttttaaaattttacactTTGGTTTTTCATAATTAGCTGGTACCGACCGTTTCTTAATCTTATCATGTATGTATGTTTATCTTTTgtctcctatttttttttgggccaaAAGATTATTGTTCATGCTAGAGATACAGGaccataatttttttgacaatagaTGCAGGACCATAATACAATCACATGGTAACTAATTTTTAACCCAAACAATGAAAAATCACACGGCTACCTTACTCCTTCCACACATTCCCAATCCTCTTTTTTGGGCCGCATGACAACTACCACAAACACTAATCACattttgtagtatatatatatgtggagaGAGAGGCAAGTATAGTTCAGACAGTAACATACTAACAGTATACACAACGGTATTATATTTTGGTAACAGATCAAAGTTCCATACATGTCTCTGAAGAAAAGATCTTGCTCGAGGCTTAGTCTCACCGATTTGATGGAGAAGTGGAGGAAATGCAAGAAAGGACACTTTGCAGTGTACACCAGGGAAGGCAGGAGGTTCGTTTTGCCGTTGAATTATCTGAAACATCCAATCTTTCAGGTCTTGTTGGAGATGGCAGAGGAAGAGTTTGGTTCCACCATTTGTGGCCCTTTACAGGTACCTTGCGATGGAGGTTTGATGGATCACATCCTCACGTTGTTGAGAAACAGGAGTTTGTCTGaccatgatgatgatggtggtgatgacggtttgaagaagaagacgatgaaccATGATGTGTTCTCCATGAGCACGTCCTGCAAGGGAGCTTCATCGGTTTCATATTTCTTCCCTCTCTTCCGTTGCACAGCGCATGATCTGAGCAAGCTCCAGTCTCTAGTTTTTTAACAGTTTACGCGTTGTGGAGAGCGCTTTTACATACAAAggtcttttctgtttttgtagaTATATCTAGAAAAAAGAGATTCTATATAAGCTTTCAGT from Camelina sativa cultivar DH55 chromosome 3, Cs, whole genome shotgun sequence includes:
- the LOC104776164 gene encoding auxin-responsive protein SAUR62-like, with product MSLKKRSCSRLSLTDLMEKWRKCKKGHFAVYTREGRRFVLPLNYLKHPIFQVLLEMAEEEFGSTICGPLQVPCDGGLMDHILTLLRNRSLSDHDDDGGDDGLKKKTMNHDVFSMSTSCKGASSVSYFFPLFRCTAHDLSKLQSLVF